One Triticum dicoccoides isolate Atlit2015 ecotype Zavitan chromosome 4B, WEW_v2.0, whole genome shotgun sequence genomic window carries:
- the LOC119290903 gene encoding ASC1-like protein 3 isoform X1, with product MAIRGPDAASVLPMTLLFSLGFFCARFVLDRLLYKPLAVYFFTSKASKLMNDEARQAKIAKFSESTWKLTYYASVQAWVLLIIEQEPWSLDTMQYFDGWPNQPIPSSLRLFYMCQCGFYIYSIFALIAWETRRKDFAVMMSHHVVTSALIGYSFLTGFFRIGTIILALHDTSDVFLETAKLCKYTEKELGASLFFGLFALSWLLLRLIYFPFWIIKTSSYQSIISLRKLDRFPTTLYYIFNTMLLTLLVFHVYWGKLIFSMIMKQLNNKGKVGEDVRSDSDDDD from the exons ATGGCGATCCGCGGCCCGGACGCCGCGTCCGTCCTCCCCATGACGCTGCTCTTCTCCCTCGGCTTCTTCTGCGCccgcttcgtcctcgaccgcctacTGTACAAG CCATTGGCAGTTTACTTTTTCACTAGCAAGGCTTCTAAGTTGATGAATGATGAGGCCAGGCAAGCAAAGATTGCCAAGTTCTCAGAGTCTACTTGGAAGCTGACATACTATGCTTCTGTTCAGGCATGGGTCCTATTGATAATAGAGCAGGAACCATGGTCGTTGGATACAATGCAATACTTCGATGGCTGGCCGAATCAACCCATCCC GTCCTCATTGAGACTTTTCTACATGTGCCAGTGTGGATTTTATATCTACAGCATTTTTGCTCTCATTGCTTGGGAAACCCGCAGAAAAGATTTTGCTGTAATGATGTCTCACCATGTAGTAACATCTGCTCTTATTGGATATTCATTTCTGACTGG ATTTTTTCGTATTGGAACAATTATTCTTGCGTTGCATGACACGAGTGATGTGTTCCTTGAAACTGCCAAATTGTGCAAGTACACTGAAAAAGAACTAGGGGCTAGCTTATTTTTTGGGCTTTTTGCTCTCTCGTGGCTCCTATTGCGTCTGATTTACTTCCCATTTTGGATAATCAAAACCTCAAG CTACCAGTCCATCATATCCTTGAGGAAGCTGGATAGGTTCCCAACGACCTTGTACTATATTTTCAACACAATGCTTCTCACATTACTTGTGTTTCATGTGTATTGGGGGAAACTCATATtttcaatgataatgaaacaatTGAATAATAAAGGAAAAGTTGGAGAGGATGTTCGATCTG ATTCGGACGATGATGACTGA
- the LOC119290903 gene encoding ASC1-like protein 3 isoform X2, whose amino-acid sequence MAIRGPDAASVLPMTLLFSLGFFCARFVLDRLLYKAWVLLIIEQEPWSLDTMQYFDGWPNQPIPSSLRLFYMCQCGFYIYSIFALIAWETRRKDFAVMMSHHVVTSALIGYSFLTGFFRIGTIILALHDTSDVFLETAKLCKYTEKELGASLFFGLFALSWLLLRLIYFPFWIIKTSSYQSIISLRKLDRFPTTLYYIFNTMLLTLLVFHVYWGKLIFSMIMKQLNNKGKVGEDVRSDSDDDD is encoded by the exons ATGGCGATCCGCGGCCCGGACGCCGCGTCCGTCCTCCCCATGACGCTGCTCTTCTCCCTCGGCTTCTTCTGCGCccgcttcgtcctcgaccgcctacTGTACAAG GCATGGGTCCTATTGATAATAGAGCAGGAACCATGGTCGTTGGATACAATGCAATACTTCGATGGCTGGCCGAATCAACCCATCCC GTCCTCATTGAGACTTTTCTACATGTGCCAGTGTGGATTTTATATCTACAGCATTTTTGCTCTCATTGCTTGGGAAACCCGCAGAAAAGATTTTGCTGTAATGATGTCTCACCATGTAGTAACATCTGCTCTTATTGGATATTCATTTCTGACTGG ATTTTTTCGTATTGGAACAATTATTCTTGCGTTGCATGACACGAGTGATGTGTTCCTTGAAACTGCCAAATTGTGCAAGTACACTGAAAAAGAACTAGGGGCTAGCTTATTTTTTGGGCTTTTTGCTCTCTCGTGGCTCCTATTGCGTCTGATTTACTTCCCATTTTGGATAATCAAAACCTCAAG CTACCAGTCCATCATATCCTTGAGGAAGCTGGATAGGTTCCCAACGACCTTGTACTATATTTTCAACACAATGCTTCTCACATTACTTGTGTTTCATGTGTATTGGGGGAAACTCATATtttcaatgataatgaaacaatTGAATAATAAAGGAAAAGTTGGAGAGGATGTTCGATCTG ATTCGGACGATGATGACTGA